In Carya illinoinensis cultivar Pawnee chromosome 6, C.illinoinensisPawnee_v1, whole genome shotgun sequence, a single genomic region encodes these proteins:
- the LOC122312655 gene encoding uncharacterized protein LOC122312655, with the protein MNQDKTAVLFSSNTKEEEKRKIMQSGGAVMRGSYESYLGLPPVVGSSKYNAFRCIKEKVWKKINNWKNSFLSAAGKEVLIKAVLQAVPTYTMSVFQLPKHLCKELNVILGKFWWGNHQAGKGM; encoded by the coding sequence ATGAATCAAGATAAGACTGCAGTTTTATTTAGCTCTAACACTaaggaggaagagaaaaggaaaatcatGCAAAGTGGTGGAGCTGTAATGAGAGGTTCCTATGAATCTTATTTGGGTTTACCTCCAGTTGTGGGAAGCTCCAAGTACAATGCCTTCAGGTGCATCAAAGAAAAAGTATGGAAGAAGATAAACAATTGGAAGAACTCCTTCCTATCTGCAGCAGGGAAAGAAGTGCTGATCAAAGCGGTCCTTCAGGCAGTGCCCACGTATACTATGAGTGTTTTCCAACTCCCAAAGCATCTTTGCAAGGAACTCAATGTCATATTGGGTAAGTTTTGGTGGGGCAATCACCAAGCAGGGAAAGGCATGTAA